A genomic region of Rhipicephalus sanguineus isolate Rsan-2018 chromosome 3, BIME_Rsan_1.4, whole genome shotgun sequence contains the following coding sequences:
- the LOC119387839 gene encoding COMM domain-containing protein 10 yields the protein MTVSMFTKTVRLEQAVKLINQLDDTKFSALLARILQKLPCKDERSFTEEEEQKLQRAFNCDAQEVTLLLESLSFILEQAAFHLAKPQVLRTQLTDLGMEENKVQCMVQSWTSHAKQLVEQLKQRSLAPRQLRNVDWEVQVRTAQQSAARSKRLQALVDLVVSTGAAHDHLLLQFSHGQLFNLYTQLEQIQVQLDSLI from the exons ATGACTGTCTCTATGTTCACCAAAACAGTCCG GCTGGAGCAGGCGGTGAAGCTCATAAACCAGCTGGATGATACTAAGTTCAGTGCACTGCTTGCAAGAATTTTACAGAAGCTTCCCTGCAAG GATGAACGCAGCTTCACTGAGGAGGAAGAACAGAAACTGCAACGAGCTTTTAACTGCGATGCACAGGAGGTTACCCTTCTTCTGGAGTCTCTTTCCTTCATCCTGGAACAG GCTGCATTCCACTTGGCCAAGCCACAGGTACTGCGGACCCAGCTGACTGACCTGGGCATGGAAGAAAACAAG GTTCAGTGCATGGTGCAGTCATGGACAAGCCATGCCAAGCAGCTTGTTGAGCAGTTGAAGCAGCGCTCCCTCGCTCCCAGACAG CTTCGAAATGTGGACTGGGAGGTGCAAGTGCGGACAGCTCAGCAGTCTGCAGCACGGTCCAAGAGGCTTCAGGCCCTGGTGGACCTTGTCGTCTCCACTGGAGCTGCACATGACCACTTGCTGCTGCAGTTTTCACATGGACAGCTGTTCAACCTTTACACACAG TTGGAGCAGATCCAGGTACAGCTCGACAGCCTCATCTGA